One Acidimicrobiales bacterium DNA window includes the following coding sequences:
- a CDS encoding HU family DNA-binding protein — translation MNRRDLVAAVANHTGRDRKEVDEVLKGFTDVVTAVVSKGEPVAISGFAKFVKVDRPARMGRNPQTGQPVRIKASKKARVTVLKAFKDAVMSPSTAPKLVKGTWPPAPAPAKPAKKAAPAKPAKAVAKPAAKPAAKPAAKKATPKKAAASKSAATRKTTATRKSAAKRAPAKKTTARKR, via the coding sequence ATGAACCGTCGTGATCTGGTCGCCGCCGTGGCCAACCACACCGGACGAGACCGCAAAGAGGTCGACGAGGTCCTCAAGGGCTTCACCGATGTGGTCACGGCCGTCGTTTCGAAGGGCGAGCCGGTCGCCATCTCCGGCTTCGCCAAGTTCGTCAAGGTCGACCGTCCGGCTCGGATGGGCCGCAACCCCCAGACGGGTCAGCCGGTGCGGATCAAGGCCTCGAAGAAGGCCCGCGTGACCGTGCTCAAGGCGTTCAAGGACGCCGTGATGAGCCCGAGCACCGCCCCGAAGCTTGTCAAGGGCACGTGGCCGCCGGCCCCGGCGCCCGCCAAGCCGGCCAAGAAGGCCGCTCCCGCCAAGCCCGCCAAGGCTGTCGCCAAGCCGGCCGCCAAGCCGGCTGCGAAGCCGGCGGCCAAGAAGGCCACCCCGAAGAAGGCGGCTGCCAGCAAGTCGGCGGCCACCCGCAAGACCACGGCGACGCGCAAGAGCGCCGCCAAGCGCGCCCCGGCGAAGAAGACCACCGCCCGCAAGCGCTGA
- a CDS encoding sigma-70 family RNA polymerase sigma factor — MAVPAFEAFYVANERRLYRALFVVTGDRDQAEDVMQTAFCKVWERWDRVAMLDDPVGYLFRTAFNTQRSAARRSVRAARRLVGWMSEASPQGPPEPSEVAATRDSAARALDELTRRQREAVVLTALLGFGGPEAAQIMGIRPATVRVLVSQARAVLARSPEHEVPRS, encoded by the coding sequence GTGGCGGTACCGGCGTTCGAGGCGTTCTACGTCGCCAACGAGCGTCGGCTCTACCGCGCGCTGTTCGTGGTCACCGGCGACCGCGACCAGGCCGAGGACGTCATGCAGACGGCGTTCTGCAAGGTCTGGGAGCGCTGGGACCGGGTGGCGATGCTCGACGATCCCGTCGGCTACCTCTTCCGTACGGCCTTCAACACGCAGCGCAGCGCGGCCCGCCGCAGCGTGCGGGCGGCCCGGCGCCTGGTCGGCTGGATGTCGGAGGCGTCGCCGCAGGGGCCTCCCGAGCCGTCCGAGGTGGCGGCCACGCGAGACAGCGCGGCCCGGGCCCTGGACGAGCTCACCCGGCGCCAGCGGGAGGCGGTCGTGCTCACGGCGTTGCTCGGCTTCGGGGGTCCCGAGGCCGCGCAGATCATGGGCATCCGCCCTGCCACGGTGCGAGTCCTGGTCAGTCAGGCACGTGCGGTGCTCGCACGGTCGCCGGAGCACGAGGTGCCGCGCTCGTGA